In one window of Bradyrhizobium sp. AZCC 1721 DNA:
- the pqqC gene encoding pyrroloquinoline-quinone synthase PqqC, which translates to MTALSIGKGITLDSAEELEATLRHIGATRYHSLHPFHRLLHGGKLNKGQVQAWALNRYYYQSTIPLKDAMVISRFRDRATRIEWRHRIEDHDGDVGSEGGIERWLKLTEGLGLDSAYVESTEGILPATRFAVEAYVHFCRDKTPLEAIASSLTELFAPNLHEERISGMLQHYDFVNPDIMSYFSRRLTQAPRDAGFALEYVKANAKTPAEREAVCNALIFKTNVLWVQLDALYHAYVEGHIPPGAFVPQGN; encoded by the coding sequence ATGACCGCCCTATCGATCGGCAAGGGCATTACGCTCGATAGCGCCGAGGAACTGGAGGCGACCCTCCGCCATATCGGCGCAACGCGCTATCACAGCTTGCATCCGTTCCATCGGCTGTTGCATGGCGGCAAGCTCAACAAGGGACAGGTGCAGGCCTGGGCACTGAACCGCTATTATTACCAGAGCACGATCCCGCTGAAGGATGCGATGGTGATCTCGCGGTTCCGCGACCGTGCGACCCGGATCGAATGGCGGCACCGCATCGAGGATCACGACGGCGATGTGGGCAGCGAAGGCGGCATCGAGCGCTGGCTCAAACTGACGGAGGGGCTCGGTCTCGACAGCGCCTATGTGGAATCGACCGAAGGCATCCTGCCGGCAACGCGATTTGCGGTGGAGGCCTATGTGCATTTCTGCCGCGACAAGACGCCACTGGAGGCGATCGCTTCCTCGCTTACGGAACTGTTCGCGCCGAACCTGCACGAGGAGCGCATCTCCGGGATGCTGCAGCACTATGATTTCGTCAATCCTGACATCATGAGCTATTTCAGCCGCCGCCTGACCCAGGCGCCGCGCGATGCCGGTTTTGCGCTGGAATACGTCAAGGCGAACGCAAAAACGCCGGCGGAGCGCGAGGCGGTCTGCAACGCGCTGATCTTCAAGACCAATGTGCTATGGGTTCAGCTCGACGCGCTGTATCATGCCTATGTCGAGGGCCACATACCGCCCGGGGCATTCGTGCCCCAAGGAAACTAA
- a CDS encoding DUF6894 family protein encodes MPRYYFNTRIGDELISDPDGEVLRDPDRAWEMARAMIRELLKTDGADGALLSATIEVTDDDGEIVLEFPFAEAILDAPGGPITRH; translated from the coding sequence ATGCCGCGATATTACTTCAACACCCGTATCGGCGATGAGCTGATTTCCGATCCCGACGGCGAAGTGCTCAGGGATCCCGATCGCGCCTGGGAAATGGCGCGTGCCATGATCCGGGAACTGCTCAAGACCGATGGCGCCGACGGTGCGCTTCTCAGCGCCACCATCGAAGTCACCGACGACGATGGCGAGATCGTGCTGGAGTTTCCGTTCGCCGAAGCGATTCTAGATGCGCCTGGCGGTCCTATCACCAGGCACTGA
- the pip gene encoding prolyl aminopeptidase, producing MAPDADAGKSIKRADPFAPLTSEQFAVGDDHDIYVESIGRPDGTPAVYLHGGPGSGCQPDHRRLFDPERFHAVLFDQRGAGRSRPKGRREANTLPHLIADMEMIREKFGFQRWMVVGGSWGATLALAYAQAHPDRVSGIVLRATFLGTSEEIENGFLKVLPRFYPGLYDDFMSVLPEGERAQPLQAYFRRILDSNPDVHIPAARAWGESERILSEHTPNRTRLDRSTLNSSRGLPTTPFMEAHYFANDCFMQSNQLLREAGKLRGIPGIIVQGRYDLLCPPATSHALAAVWQEAEIRFVEGAGHTLYDPGVRDTVMKAIADMASQASK from the coding sequence ATGGCGCCTGATGCCGATGCCGGCAAGTCCATCAAACGCGCCGACCCCTTTGCGCCGCTGACGTCGGAGCAGTTCGCGGTCGGTGACGATCACGACATCTACGTCGAGAGCATCGGCCGGCCCGATGGCACTCCAGCGGTCTATCTGCATGGCGGGCCCGGCAGTGGCTGCCAGCCCGATCATCGCCGGCTGTTCGATCCCGAGCGTTTTCATGCGGTGCTGTTCGACCAGCGCGGTGCCGGACGCAGCCGCCCCAAGGGTCGTCGCGAAGCCAACACGCTGCCGCATCTGATCGCCGACATGGAAATGATCCGCGAGAAGTTCGGCTTTCAGCGCTGGATGGTCGTCGGCGGCTCCTGGGGCGCGACGCTGGCGCTCGCCTATGCGCAGGCCCATCCCGACCGCGTCAGCGGCATCGTGCTTCGCGCTACTTTCCTGGGCACATCAGAGGAAATCGAAAACGGCTTTCTAAAAGTGCTGCCGCGGTTCTATCCTGGGCTTTACGACGACTTCATGAGCGTGTTGCCGGAAGGCGAGCGCGCGCAACCGCTGCAGGCCTATTTCCGCCGCATCCTCGATTCCAATCCCGACGTGCATATTCCTGCCGCGCGGGCATGGGGCGAAAGCGAACGCATACTTTCCGAACACACGCCGAACCGCACGCGCCTCGACCGCTCAACGCTGAATTCATCGCGCGGCCTGCCGACAACGCCCTTCATGGAAGCGCATTACTTTGCCAATGACTGCTTCATGCAATCGAACCAGTTGTTGCGGGAAGCGGGTAAGCTCAGAGGCATTCCCGGCATCATCGTGCAGGGCCGTTATGATCTGCTGTGCCCGCCTGCGACCTCGCATGCGCTTGCTGCCGTGTGGCAGGAAGCCGAAATCCGCTTTGTCGAGGGCGCCGGCCACACGCTGTACGATCCCGGCGTCCGCGACACCGTAATGAAGGCAATCGCGGACATGGCGTCCCAAGCCAGCAAATAG
- the pqqE gene encoding pyrroloquinoline quinone biosynthesis protein PqqE, translating into MTDILADGKTASAAPSDGLAVLEQKRSTAETFGIPLAVLAELTHRCPLQCPYCSNPVELDRGSSELTTEEWKKVLSELAEIGVLQIHFSGGEPTARKDLVELVQHATDVGLYSNLITSAVLLNREKLSALADAGLCHVQISFQGNEPIVADRVAGLKNAHEKKLEVAKWTRELDLPLTVNAVMHRQNLHQLSDIIQMAVDLDADRLEVANVQYYGWALKNRAALMPTLEQIEETSRIVEEAATRLKGILAIDYVVPDYYALRPKKCMGGWGRQFFNISPAGKVLPCHAAESITGLEFESVRSNHSIAWIWQNSEAFNRYRGTGWMPEPCKSCEFREIDFGGCRCQAFALTGDAGNTDPACTLSPMHEQIFKDAEREAAAHQDRFLYRNFAGGTLETEGEHGA; encoded by the coding sequence ATGACCGACATCCTCGCAGACGGCAAAACAGCCAGCGCCGCGCCCAGTGACGGGCTCGCGGTGCTCGAGCAGAAGCGTTCGACCGCGGAGACGTTCGGCATTCCGCTTGCCGTGCTCGCCGAACTGACGCACCGCTGCCCGCTGCAGTGCCCCTATTGCTCCAACCCGGTTGAGCTCGACCGCGGCAGCAGCGAATTGACTACAGAAGAATGGAAGAAGGTCTTGAGCGAGCTCGCCGAAATCGGTGTGCTGCAAATCCATTTCTCCGGCGGCGAGCCGACCGCGCGCAAGGACTTGGTGGAATTGGTGCAGCACGCGACCGATGTCGGGCTGTACAGCAATCTCATCACCTCGGCGGTGCTGCTGAACAGGGAAAAGCTTTCGGCGCTTGCCGATGCCGGGCTCTGCCATGTGCAGATCAGCTTCCAGGGCAACGAGCCGATCGTGGCCGACCGCGTCGCAGGGCTGAAAAATGCGCATGAGAAAAAGCTTGAAGTCGCTAAATGGACGCGCGAACTCGACCTGCCGTTGACGGTAAACGCGGTCATGCACCGCCAGAATTTGCACCAGCTCTCCGACATCATCCAGATGGCGGTCGATCTCGACGCCGACCGGCTGGAAGTCGCCAACGTCCAATATTACGGCTGGGCCTTGAAGAACCGCGCGGCGCTGATGCCGACGCTCGAACAGATCGAGGAAACCAGCCGGATCGTCGAGGAAGCCGCGACGCGCCTGAAGGGCATCCTCGCCATCGACTATGTCGTTCCGGATTATTACGCGCTGCGGCCGAAGAAGTGCATGGGCGGCTGGGGCCGGCAGTTTTTCAACATCTCGCCCGCGGGCAAGGTGCTGCCCTGCCACGCCGCGGAAAGCATCACCGGTCTCGAATTCGAATCCGTACGCTCAAACCATTCGATCGCCTGGATCTGGCAGAACTCGGAAGCCTTCAACCGCTATCGCGGCACCGGCTGGATGCCCGAGCCGTGCAAGAGCTGCGAGTTCCGCGAGATCGATTTCGGCGGCTGCCGCTGCCAGGCTTTTGCGCTGACGGGTGACGCCGGCAATACCGATCCGGCCTGCACGCTGTCGCCGATGCACGAGCAGATCTTCAAGGATGCCGAACGCGAGGCCGCCGCGCACCAGGACCGCTTCCTCTACCGCAATTTCGCCGGCGGCACGCTGGAGACGGAAGGCGAGCATGGCGCCTGA
- a CDS encoding amidase family protein: MQDLWRLSAAEMASLIRSKKVSAKEAATAALARLDAVNPKINAVVDHRPEDVLSQAAAIDAAIGRGEDAGPLGGVPVTVKVNIDQQGFPTTNGLKLQRDAIAKSNSPVIDNLRKSGAVILGRTNCPAFSYRWFTTNLIHGDTKNPRDPGITPGGSSGGAGAAVAAGIGHIAHGTDIAGSIRYPAYACGVHGLRPTMGRIAAFNAALPERPIGPQISAVSGPLARTIGDIRIALAAMSAQDYRDPWWVPAPLEGPAMPKRVAMCLNPGGLDPVPEVKAAVVDAGKRLERAGWIVEEIADTPPLREAADLQTKLWLGDGYEAQLEAAEREGDPGALACLRGNRAKVHPFDLSKALTRRATLTREWLGFFEQYAVLLMPVSGELPFPDQLDRKDEASFARVWHAQLPQIAIPFMGLPGLTVSTGLVGRVPVGVQLVSGRYREDLCLAAGEAVEAGGTPSAAIDPAS, from the coding sequence ATGCAAGACCTATGGCGACTGTCGGCTGCGGAAATGGCCTCACTGATCAGGTCGAAAAAAGTCTCGGCGAAAGAGGCAGCGACCGCGGCGCTGGCGCGGCTCGACGCGGTCAATCCCAAAATCAATGCTGTTGTCGACCACAGGCCCGAGGACGTTCTTTCTCAGGCTGCCGCCATCGATGCCGCGATCGGGCGCGGCGAGGATGCCGGCCCGCTGGGCGGCGTGCCTGTTACGGTGAAAGTCAATATCGACCAGCAAGGTTTTCCCACCACCAACGGGCTGAAGCTGCAGCGCGACGCGATCGCCAAGAGCAACAGCCCGGTGATCGACAATTTGCGCAAATCCGGCGCGGTCATTCTCGGTCGCACCAATTGCCCGGCGTTCTCCTATCGCTGGTTCACCACCAACCTCATCCATGGCGACACCAAGAATCCCCGTGACCCCGGCATCACCCCCGGCGGCTCGTCCGGCGGCGCTGGTGCGGCGGTCGCAGCGGGCATCGGTCATATCGCGCACGGCACCGACATTGCGGGATCGATCCGCTATCCGGCTTACGCCTGTGGCGTGCACGGGCTGCGGCCGACCATGGGACGCATCGCGGCGTTCAACGCGGCGCTCCCCGAACGGCCGATCGGGCCGCAGATCAGCGCCGTGTCGGGCCCGCTGGCCCGCACCATCGGCGATATCAGGATCGCGCTGGCTGCGATGTCGGCGCAGGATTATCGCGATCCCTGGTGGGTGCCGGCGCCGCTCGAAGGGCCGGCAATGCCGAAGCGCGTCGCGATGTGCCTCAACCCTGGCGGCCTTGATCCTGTACCTGAAGTCAAAGCTGCGGTGGTGGACGCCGGCAAGCGGCTCGAGCGCGCGGGCTGGATCGTCGAGGAAATCGCCGACACGCCGCCGCTGCGCGAGGCCGCCGATCTGCAGACGAAACTCTGGCTCGGCGACGGCTATGAGGCGCAGTTGGAAGCCGCCGAGCGCGAAGGCGATCCCGGCGCGCTGGCGTGCCTGCGCGGCAACCGCGCGAAAGTGCATCCCTTCGACCTGTCGAAAGCGCTGACACGGCGTGCGACGCTGACCCGCGAATGGCTGGGGTTCTTCGAACAATATGCCGTGCTGCTGATGCCGGTATCGGGCGAATTGCCGTTCCCCGATCAGCTCGACCGCAAGGACGAGGCGTCGTTTGCGCGCGTCTGGCATGCGCAATTGCCGCAGATCGCCATTCCCTTCATGGGCCTGCCCGGGCTAACGGTTTCGACCGGACTGGTCGGACGCGTTCCCGTCGGCGTGCAACTGGTTTCCGGGCGCTATCGCGAAGATCTCTGTCTCGCCGCAGGCGAGGCGGTGGAAGCCGGCGGAACGCCTTCGGCAGCGATCGATCCGGCGAGCTAG
- a CDS encoding glutathione peroxidase: MSGVYDFTAQSLTGEDIPLKRFEDQVLLIVNTASACGFTPQYKGLEQLHRELAPRGFAVLGFPCNQFGGQEPGDAKQIEQFCAGKYDVTFPMFAKIDVNGSHAHPLFNHLKNAKSGLLGPSIKWNFTKFLVDRSGRVVGRYAPTATPEGIRREIEALL; this comes from the coding sequence ATGTCAGGCGTTTATGATTTTACGGCGCAGTCGCTTACCGGCGAAGACATTCCGCTGAAGCGGTTCGAGGACCAGGTGCTCCTGATCGTCAATACTGCCAGCGCCTGCGGGTTCACGCCGCAATACAAGGGCCTGGAGCAGTTGCATCGTGAACTGGCGCCGCGCGGCTTTGCGGTGCTGGGGTTTCCCTGCAACCAGTTCGGCGGGCAGGAACCGGGCGACGCCAAGCAGATTGAGCAATTCTGCGCAGGCAAATATGACGTAACGTTTCCGATGTTCGCCAAGATCGACGTCAACGGCAGCCATGCGCATCCGTTGTTCAACCATCTGAAGAACGCGAAATCGGGACTGTTGGGTCCGTCGATCAAATGGAATTTCACCAAATTCCTGGTCGACCGCTCGGGCAGGGTGGTCGGGCGCTACGCCCCAACCGCGACGCCCGAGGGAATCAGAAGAGAAATCGAGGCACTGCTGTGA
- the pqqA gene encoding pyrroloquinoline quinone precursor peptide PqqA produces MAWKAPKIAEVSVGMEINMYMCATRK; encoded by the coding sequence ATGGCCTGGAAGGCACCGAAAATCGCCGAAGTATCGGTCGGCATGGAAATCAACATGTATATGTGCGCCACCCGCAAGTAA
- a CDS encoding c-type cytochrome codes for MRKTIMALAFASIALSASAETIEQRIAPCLACHGEKGQSETENTPSLGGQQAPYTLIQLFMFREKLRVFEPMNEMTKPLTDDDLRLFSDFIAKMPKPEPPGENGDPARMQRGQALVRQHRCDSCHNGDLAGKENVPRIANQREDYLAKTLGEYKDNSRHGYDASMADVMAPISPGQIADLAHYIARMR; via the coding sequence ATGCGTAAAACAATAATGGCGCTGGCGTTTGCCTCTATCGCCCTATCAGCAAGCGCCGAAACCATCGAACAACGCATCGCGCCGTGCCTCGCCTGTCATGGCGAGAAAGGTCAATCGGAAACCGAAAACACGCCGTCGCTTGGCGGCCAGCAGGCGCCCTATACGCTGATCCAGCTTTTCATGTTCCGCGAGAAGTTGCGCGTCTTCGAGCCGATGAATGAGATGACGAAGCCGCTGACCGACGACGATCTCCGCCTTTTCTCGGACTTCATCGCCAAGATGCCGAAGCCTGAGCCGCCAGGGGAAAATGGCGATCCGGCGCGGATGCAGCGCGGCCAGGCGCTGGTGCGGCAGCATCGCTGCGATAGCTGCCATAACGGCGACCTCGCCGGCAAGGAAAACGTCCCGCGCATCGCCAACCAGCGCGAGGATTATCTTGCCAAGACGCTTGGCGAGTACAAAGACAATAGCCGCCACGGCTACGACGCCAGCATGGCCGACGTGATGGCGCCGATCTCGCCAGGGCAGATTGCCGATCTCGCCCATTACATCGCCCGTATGCGCTAG
- a CDS encoding GNAT family N-acetyltransferase, with the protein MTVIWSDSRDGVDWQELEALYRAAPLGTKKAADLEVVFGNSMFCCFARDGDRLVGAGRVLADGRDCAYLCDVAVLPSHQGTGLGKQLIERLLAQSQGHAKIILYAVAGREPLYAKFGFLRMKTAMAIFRNRQSAIEKGLLSEG; encoded by the coding sequence ATGACGGTCATTTGGAGCGACAGCCGCGACGGCGTGGACTGGCAGGAACTCGAAGCGCTCTATCGGGCTGCCCCGCTCGGCACCAAGAAGGCGGCCGATCTCGAAGTGGTGTTCGGCAACAGCATGTTCTGCTGCTTTGCCCGCGATGGCGACCGCCTCGTCGGCGCCGGTCGCGTCCTGGCTGACGGACGCGATTGCGCGTATCTTTGCGACGTCGCTGTTTTGCCGAGCCATCAGGGTACAGGTCTCGGAAAACAGCTTATCGAAAGACTGCTCGCCCAATCACAAGGACACGCGAAGATAATCCTCTATGCGGTCGCCGGCCGCGAGCCGTTGTATGCGAAATTCGGCTTCCTGCGGATGAAGACGGCGATGGCCATTTTCAGGAACAGGCAATCAGCCATCGAGAAGGGGTTGCTGTCCGAGGGCTGA
- the pqqD gene encoding pyrroloquinoline quinone biosynthesis peptide chaperone PqqD: protein MAPGRNISVSEASRPKLPRHARLKFDETRQVWVILAPERVLAPDEIAVEVLQLCDGVRSVADMVDQLAAKYAAPREAILTDVVAMLQDLADKGFLTEAREKTS from the coding sequence ATGGCTCCAGGCCGCAACATCAGTGTGAGCGAGGCGAGCCGGCCGAAATTGCCGCGCCACGCTCGCTTGAAGTTCGATGAGACGCGCCAGGTCTGGGTGATCCTGGCGCCGGAGCGGGTGCTGGCGCCGGATGAGATCGCAGTTGAGGTATTGCAACTTTGCGACGGCGTGCGCAGCGTCGCCGACATGGTCGACCAGCTCGCAGCCAAATATGCCGCGCCGCGCGAGGCGATTTTGACCGACGTCGTCGCCATGCTGCAGGACCTCGCCGACAAGGGCTTTCTGACTGAAGCGCGTGAGAAGACGTCATGA
- the serA gene encoding phosphoglycerate dehydrogenase gives MATTLPQLSLAKDKIRVLLLEGVNDSAVQIIETAGYSNMTRLSKALEGDALKEAIKGVHLLGIRSRTQITKEVLDAADRLIAVGCFSVGTNQVDIEAARRSGIPVFNAPFSNTRSVAELVIGEIVVLLRRIVARSNAAHEGRWDKSANDSYEVRGKTLGIIGYGNIGSQLSNLAEALGMRVIFYDHTDRLRHGNTEPTASLHELLTQSDVVSLHVPETPATNGMIGREEIRAIKHGAYFINNSRGTVVDLEALAEALRENRLRGAAVDVFPVEPRSNSERFVSPLQGLENVILTPHIGGSTEEAQERIGAEVARKLVDYSDSGSTMGAVNFPQVQLPPRPSGTRFIQVQRNLPGMLGRLNEVLARHTVNIAAQYYETAHDVGYVVLDVDASAADGQRVLADIRALEGTIRARLLYEYKS, from the coding sequence TTGGCCACCACGCTTCCCCAACTCTCGCTTGCTAAGGACAAGATCCGCGTCTTGCTCCTTGAAGGTGTCAACGACAGCGCCGTGCAGATAATTGAGACTGCCGGCTATTCCAACATGACGCGCCTATCCAAGGCGCTCGAGGGCGATGCTCTGAAAGAGGCCATCAAGGGGGTGCATCTGCTCGGCATCCGCTCGCGCACGCAAATCACCAAGGAGGTTCTCGACGCTGCGGACCGCCTGATCGCGGTCGGATGTTTCAGCGTCGGCACCAACCAGGTGGACATTGAGGCCGCGCGCCGGAGCGGGATTCCGGTGTTCAACGCGCCGTTCTCCAACACGCGGAGCGTGGCAGAACTTGTAATCGGCGAGATCGTCGTCCTGCTGCGCCGGATCGTCGCGCGCTCCAACGCCGCCCATGAGGGACGTTGGGACAAGTCGGCCAACGACAGCTATGAGGTGAGGGGCAAGACGCTCGGCATCATCGGTTACGGCAATATCGGCTCGCAGCTCTCCAACCTCGCGGAAGCGCTGGGCATGCGGGTGATCTTTTATGATCACACCGACAGGCTTCGTCACGGCAACACCGAGCCGACCGCGAGCCTGCATGAGCTTCTGACGCAAAGCGATGTCGTGAGCCTGCATGTGCCGGAAACTCCCGCCACGAACGGCATGATCGGGCGCGAGGAGATTCGCGCGATCAAGCATGGCGCGTATTTCATCAACAACAGCCGCGGCACTGTCGTGGACCTCGAGGCGCTCGCCGAGGCGCTGCGGGAAAACCGGCTCCGCGGCGCCGCAGTCGACGTCTTTCCGGTCGAGCCGCGCTCGAACTCCGAGCGCTTCGTCTCGCCGCTGCAGGGCCTGGAGAACGTCATCCTGACGCCGCATATCGGCGGTTCGACCGAGGAGGCGCAGGAGCGTATCGGCGCCGAAGTCGCGCGCAAGCTGGTCGATTACAGCGATTCCGGCTCGACCATGGGCGCCGTCAACTTCCCGCAGGTTCAATTGCCGCCGCGGCCGTCAGGCACGCGTTTCATTCAGGTGCAGCGCAACCTGCCGGGCATGCTCGGGCGTTTGAATGAAGTGCTGGCGCGTCATACCGTCAACATCGCCGCGCAATATTACGAGACCGCGCACGACGTCGGCTACGTGGTGCTGGACGTCGATGCCTCGGCCGCCGACGGCCAGCGCGTGCTCGCGGACATCCGGGCGCTGGAAGGCACCATCCGAGCCCGGTTGCTCTATGAGTACAAGTCCTGA
- a CDS encoding PQQ-dependent sugar dehydrogenase, whose amino-acid sequence MMSYLSVPRSVLLSGAFLSAFILSAAAQQSAEPPAAAQQSAEPPAAQQPATPPAAGAPPPAGTAASPSLPPGSPLIGRPAGNDAAAKLAPIAPPPIPAAPDKLPTAKLKVPAGFNIEVYAAGMANARSLALGDKGTVFVGSRLVDKVYAIVNKDGKREVKVLASGLYRPNGVAFKDGTLYIAELSKISKIERVEDNLDNPPKPTVIFDKLPKDEAHGWKFIAIGPDNKLYAPVGQPGNNVLNDDEHGLLRRMNFDGSGAEVIARGLRHTVGFDWHPETKQLYFTDNGRDWMSEDVPEDELNRITKVGEHFGAPFCLQGNIVDPEFGWGKSCDEYTAPVGLLGPHSAALGMRFYTGNMFPKAYKNAAIIARHGSWNRSKKVGGDVVIAKLNKDGTMKSLEPFLTGFLEDNKYIGRPVDVLQMKDGSLLVSDDYNGAVYRITYGKQKTAGKS is encoded by the coding sequence ATGATGAGCTATTTGTCGGTGCCGCGCAGCGTGCTGCTGTCCGGCGCATTCCTGAGTGCCTTCATACTAAGCGCGGCTGCCCAGCAGTCCGCCGAACCGCCGGCTGCTGCCCAGCAGTCCGCCGAACCGCCGGCTGCTCAGCAGCCTGCTACGCCGCCGGCTGCCGGCGCGCCGCCGCCCGCCGGTACCGCGGCATCACCCTCGCTTCCGCCGGGATCGCCGCTGATCGGACGTCCCGCGGGCAACGATGCCGCCGCCAAGCTGGCGCCGATCGCGCCGCCGCCGATCCCCGCGGCGCCGGACAAGCTGCCGACGGCAAAGCTCAAGGTGCCGGCCGGCTTCAACATCGAGGTCTATGCCGCCGGCATGGCGAATGCCCGCTCGCTCGCGCTTGGCGACAAGGGCACGGTGTTCGTCGGCAGCCGCCTCGTCGACAAGGTCTATGCCATCGTCAACAAGGACGGCAAGCGCGAGGTCAAGGTGCTGGCTTCCGGCCTGTACCGGCCGAACGGCGTCGCCTTCAAGGACGGCACGCTCTACATCGCTGAACTGTCCAAGATCTCCAAGATCGAGAGGGTCGAAGACAATCTGGATAACCCGCCGAAGCCGACCGTGATCTTCGACAAGCTGCCGAAGGATGAGGCCCATGGCTGGAAGTTCATCGCCATCGGTCCCGACAACAAGCTCTACGCTCCCGTCGGCCAGCCCGGCAACAACGTGCTCAACGATGACGAGCATGGCCTGCTCCGCCGGATGAATTTTGACGGTTCGGGCGCGGAAGTGATCGCCCGGGGCCTGCGCCACACCGTCGGATTCGATTGGCATCCGGAGACCAAGCAGCTCTACTTCACCGACAACGGTCGCGACTGGATGTCGGAGGACGTGCCCGAGGACGAGCTGAACCGGATCACCAAGGTCGGCGAACATTTCGGCGCGCCGTTTTGCCTGCAGGGCAACATCGTCGATCCCGAGTTCGGCTGGGGCAAATCCTGCGACGAATACACCGCGCCGGTAGGGCTGTTGGGCCCGCATTCCGCAGCGCTCGGCATGCGCTTCTACACCGGCAACATGTTCCCGAAAGCCTACAAGAACGCGGCGATCATCGCCCGGCACGGCTCCTGGAACCGCTCCAAGAAGGTTGGCGGCGATGTCGTCATTGCCAAGCTGAACAAGGACGGCACCATGAAGTCGCTGGAGCCGTTCCTCACCGGCTTCCTGGAAGACAACAAGTATATCGGCCGTCCGGTCGACGTGCTGCAGATGAAGGACGGTTCGCTGCTGGTCTCCGACGACTACAACGGCGCTGTCTATCGCATCACCTACGGCAAGCAGAAGACGGCGGGCAAGTCGTAG
- a CDS encoding DUF3297 family protein, with product MSDQFPDRLSVDPSSPYYNADILARDVGIRFKGVEKTNVEEYCISEGWVRVTAGNAKDRYGNPLTIKVHGPVEPYFRDKAKS from the coding sequence ATGAGCGACCAATTCCCCGACCGTCTTTCGGTCGATCCGAGCAGCCCGTACTACAACGCCGATATCCTCGCGCGCGACGTCGGCATTCGCTTCAAGGGCGTCGAGAAGACCAATGTAGAGGAATATTGCATCAGCGAGGGCTGGGTGCGCGTCACCGCAGGCAATGCCAAGGATCGCTACGGCAATCCGCTGACCATCAAGGTGCACGGCCCGGTGGAGCCGTATTTCCGCGACAAGGCGAAGTCTTGA
- the pqqB gene encoding pyrroloquinoline quinone biosynthesis protein PqqB — protein MLRVVVLGAAAGGGVPQWNCGCPVCRKARSDHPELRSTQASIAVSADGEHWFLVNASPDLRQQVTATPPLHPRAGQLRHSPIAGVILTNGEIDAVAGLLSMREGSPFTLYAHERVLAILRSNSIFNVLNEKNVKRQPIEVDKAFEPALPDGKPSGIEVLPFAVPGKGAWYLEGKAHPAGGDGAGDTLGLRILDKGSDKYFYFLAACARVTDDLKSRLSGAALVFFDGTVWRDDELIAAGLGTKTGQSMGHISMSGDHGAIESLADLDVGTKVFLHINNSNPALLRGSDERKAVEQAGWHIPADGTEIKL, from the coding sequence ATGCTTCGCGTCGTCGTCCTGGGCGCCGCGGCTGGCGGCGGAGTTCCGCAGTGGAATTGCGGATGCCCGGTGTGCCGGAAAGCACGAAGCGATCATCCCGAATTGCGGAGCACCCAGGCCTCGATCGCGGTCAGCGCCGACGGCGAGCATTGGTTTCTCGTCAACGCCTCGCCCGACCTGCGCCAGCAGGTGACTGCAACGCCACCGCTTCATCCCCGGGCTGGACAGCTCAGGCACAGCCCGATCGCCGGCGTGATCCTGACCAATGGCGAAATCGACGCCGTCGCGGGACTGTTGTCGATGCGCGAGGGTTCGCCGTTTACGCTCTATGCGCATGAACGGGTACTTGCGATTCTCAGATCCAACAGCATCTTCAATGTGCTGAACGAGAAAAACGTGAAGCGGCAGCCGATCGAGGTCGACAAGGCGTTCGAGCCGGCGCTGCCCGACGGCAAGCCGTCAGGTATTGAGGTGCTTCCGTTCGCGGTTCCCGGCAAGGGCGCGTGGTATCTCGAAGGCAAGGCGCATCCGGCAGGCGGCGACGGCGCGGGCGACACGCTGGGCTTGCGGATTCTGGACAAAGGAAGCGACAAGTATTTCTATTTCCTGGCCGCCTGCGCACGCGTGACCGATGATCTCAAATCGCGCCTTTCGGGCGCTGCACTGGTCTTCTTTGACGGCACCGTGTGGCGCGACGATGAATTGATCGCAGCCGGCCTCGGCACCAAGACGGGACAAAGCATGGGCCATATTTCGATGTCGGGCGATCATGGCGCGATCGAGAGCCTCGCCGATCTCGACGTTGGAACGAAGGTGTTCCTGCATATCAACAACTCCAACCCCGCTCTGCTGCGCGGCTCGGACGAGCGCAAAGCCGTGGAGCAGGCAGGCTGGCACATCCCCGCTGACGGAACGGAGATCAAGCTGTGA